From Hymenobacter sediminicola:
TGGTGTAGTCATGCACGGTACCACTTAGGTAGCTGCAGCCAGCGCTTTCGCTCACCCGCGACACCGCGAAGCACAGATGTTGCACACGGCCATCGGGATGCAGCAGGCGCAGCTCCACATCTTCCAGAAAAGTGCCATGCAGCAAATGCCGGAAACACCCCTCGGCGTAGGCTTGGTCGTCGGGGTGCACCAGGGCCAGCAGATTCGGCCATTCCTCATTCACGGCCGTAGCTGGCCGGCCCAGTATGGTTTCGTAAGCCGGACTGACGTAGAGAAATTTCTGCGCCTCAAGATGATAGACAAAGTAAAGCAGTTGGCTATGTTCGGCGAGCGGACGGAACAGCGTGGAAAAGTCTAGCATGGGGCGAAAATTCTGCTGGCGGAGCAGCTCGTCTGGTGGGGGTAGAACTTGTAATCAGAGGCGTATGCCTGCACGGGCACTCCCAAAGGAAGCACCTGACCACCGTGCATCAAGTGCAAGATAAGGGGGGCGCAATACGGAGCCAGGCAACAGGCATTTTTACCGCAACGTGTTTTGCTGCCGCCGGAGCCAGAGGCAGGCCGAGGCCACGTCGTCGAAGGTAGCAACCAGCGGACGGCGGATGAGTTGCAACGATTCTTCGGACGGCTTGCGGGCCGGAAAGTTGCGTGGATATACCCAGGCCATGTAGCGCAGGCCGGACAGCCGCATTTGCTCCAGCCACCCAAACGACCTCTCCGAAAGCTCCGCCGTCTGGTGCGTGATGGAGCTGTTGTCGTTGAGAATTTTTTCGCAGTGCCACAGCTGCATCACTTCCAGCATCTGCAGGCAGGCAGCCCAGGAGCTTTCCTTCGTGTGTTCCCCCCGCCAGTCAACGTACAGCCACTGGTTGTCGTGGTCGTAGCCGATGACGAGCCCTTCGGTTTGAAGTATGTACTCTAACTGCATAAAAAAGCGGCCTTTCTGCTTACCACACCATTCGGTATCAGCTAAAAAGAGAATACCGAGGAGCTTGCCACACCTGGTAGCAGTAAACTACATGTAGCTACACAAAAACATTCCCGGCCAGTGGCAAGTGCCGTTTAGAGCCGCCTTCTTTCCCTACGAACCGCTACCTTTTCGGGCAGAATACTTCTGATTCTTCGCCCAGCCGGCGCCCCGCTATTTATGCAAGAAACTGTACTGCTTGTTTTGAGTCTGCTGTTCGTGATGCTCCTGCTCGTGATGCTGGGGCAGAAGCTGCGTATCTCCTACCCTATTTTCCTGGTGCTGGGCGGTCTGGGGCTGAGTTTGGTACCCGGCTTGCCGCACATCGTCATCGACCATGAGCTGATCTTCCTGATTTTCTTGCCGCCACTGCTCTACGAAGCGGCCTGGTACACCTCGTGGCAGGACTTCTGGCGCTGGAAACGCCCCATAGGGCTCTTGGCATTCGGGCTGGTATTCTTCACGTCCACTATCGTCGCCTACGTGTCGCGGGCCATGATTCCGGGTTTCACGCTGCCGCTGGGGTTTCTGCTGGGCGGCATCATTTCGCCGCCTGATGCCGTAGCGGCCACGTCGGTTCTCAAAGGCGTGAAAGTGCCGCGCCGCGTGACGGCCATTCTGCAGGGTGAAAGCCTGATCAACGATGCCAGCAGCCTTATTGTGTTTCGGTTTGCGCTGGCGGCAGTAGTGTCGGGTACGTTTGTGTGGCAGCAGGCCGCCGCCACGTTTTTGCTGGTGAGCGGAATGGGTCTATTGGTAGGGCTGGTAGTTGGCCAGGGATTCTACCTCATCCACCGCTACCTGCCCACCACACCCAGCATCAACACGGCCCTGACGTTTATTGCGCCCTATTCGATGTATCTGCTGGCTGAGGAATTTCACTTTTCCGGTGTGCTAGCCGTAGTAAGCGGCGGGCTGTTGATGTCCTACCACTCGCACCGCGTCTTCGATGCCGCCACCCGCCTGCAGTCTACCAGCGTGTGGGCCAGCGTAGGCTTCGTTCTGAACGGGCTGGTATTCATTCTGATTGGGCTGGAACTGCGGGTAGCGGTGGAAGGGCTGGGCAACTATTCTCTGAAACAAGCCATTACCTATGGCCTGAGTATCAGTGGCATCGTCATCATTATCCGGCTGCTGTGGATGTATCCGGCGGCGTTCGTGCCACGCTGGCTCAGCCGCAGTATCCGCACCTCGGAGCCCAGTCCTGGCTGGCAGGGCACGCTCATTCTTGGGTGGGCCGGCATGCGGGGCGTGGTGTCACTGGCCTCGGCGCTGTCGGTGCCGCTACTGCTGGCCAATGGCCAAGCATTTCCGCAGCGCAACCTGATTCTGTTTATCACCTTTGTCGTCATTCTCGTCACGCTGGTGTTCCAGGGCCTTACGCTGCCGGCTATCATCCGCTTCACGCGCATCTCCGAATACGACACCCAGGCCATACCGACCGACGAGCAGGAAGCGGGTATCCGGCTACGGCTGCGCACCGTAGCGCTGGCCCACATGGGGCAGCACTATACCTCTGATATGCAGGAAAACGAGCTGATCAGGGCATTGCACCAGCGCATGCATGCCGAAGCCCAGCGCACCGGCAACCTGCTTGAAGCCCTCGACTACGATGAGTCGAAGCGGCTGGCATTGCAGCGCTACCACCAAGTGCTACTTGATGTGCTGCAGGTGCAGCGGAAAGAGCTGTTTGCGCTGCGCCGGGAAGGAGTATTCGAGGACGAAATGCTGCGCCATCAGGAAGCACAGCTCGACCTGGACGAAGCCAAAATCAGCCATATGCCGCACTAGCAGGAGCCCGAAAAGTCAGCCGGTTGTGGGTCGTGGCGCGGTTCGCTGTTGTGAAACCGCGCCACAAAAATCTGGTGTCAAGTAACGTCTTGCGCCCAAGCCAGGGGCTGCTTCACGGCGCTTTACTCGGGCTGTTCCGCTGACTTGTAATGTACTTCCGGCAGGGTGCGCAGGCGCTCTGCGCTAAACTCCGGCGTAATGTCGCGCTGCGGGTTGCCCAGCATTTCGTAGCCCACCATAAACTTGCGCACGGTGGCCGAGCGCAGCAGCGGCGGGTAGAAATGCATGTGCAGATGCCATTCGGGGTGCTCCTCTCCATCAGTCGGGCGCTGGTGCAGGCCGGCCGAATACGGAAAGGAAATCTGGAACAGGTTGTCGTAGCGAATGGTGAGGCGGCGCAACAAATCGGCCAGTGCGGTGCGCTCCTCCTCGGTCAGTTGCACTATGTCCTGCACCGGCCGCCGGGCTACTACTAGCGTTTCGAAGGGCCACACGGCCCAGAACGGCACCAGCACCACAAAATGCTCGTTTTCCAGCACCACGCGTTGTTTTTCGCGCAGTTCAATTTCCAGATAGTCGCTGAGCAGCGTGCGGCCGTGCTTCTCGAAATAGGCCAGTTGCTGTACGGTTTCCTTGGCGGGCTCCGTAGGCACGGTGCGCTGCGCCCAGATCTGGCCGTGCGGGTGCGGGTTCGAGCAGCCCATCACTTGGCCTTTGTTCTCGAAAATCTGCACGTAATTGATGTCAGGCCGGGCGCCCAGCTCTTGGTATTGCGCTACCCACAGGTCCACCACTTCCCGAATGGCAGCTGTGTCCATTTCGGGCAGCGTCAGGTCGTGGCGCGGCGAGAAGCAGATGACACGGCACACCCCCGACTCGGCCTCGGCCCGGAGCAGTCCGCCTTCATCGATGCCCCCGGTCGGCACCTCGGGCTGCAGCGCCCCGAAGTCGTTTTCGAACACGAACGTGGAGGTGTATTCAGGATTGAGGATGCCTCCGGCGCGGGTGTTGCCGGGACAGAGGTAGCAGGTGGGGTCGTAGGCAGGGCGAACCTCCGGCTCGGGGGTTTCCTGTTGGCCCTGCCAGGGCCGCTTGGAACGGTGCGGCGACACCAGCACCCACTCGCCGGTGAGGGCATTAAAACGGCGGTGTGCGTGCTCAGTACTATCGAAAGTGGCCATGTAGTAGTGTGTTAATCATGAGCTAACAGGAGTAACAGCCCGGCCATAGCCCAAAGCTGCTGTTTCTGTTCACTGCTTATTATCCGTTGCTTGCTACTTCCGATACGCCACCCACGATGCTCGTCTGGTAGGTTTCCAGGTCGCGGCCGAAGCGCTGCTGATACACGGCACCCACCTGCCGGATGAAGTTTTCCACCTGGTCAGGAGATACCAGATTGATAGTACAGCCGCCGAAACCGCCGCCCATCATCCGCGAGCCATATACACCGGGTACTGTACGGGCCGCTTCTACCAGCACGTCCAGTTCCTCGCAGCTCACTTCGTAGTCGTCGCGCAGGCCAGCGTGTGAGGCGTACATCTGCTGCCCGAAAGCAGCCAGATCCTGTTGTTCCAGATGCTGGCAGGCGGTTATCACGCGCTGGTTTTCCTGCACCACATAGGAGCAGCGGCGGAATGTCAGGGGACCCAGCTCGTCGCGGTGGGTTTCCAGCTGGGTCATGGTGGCGTCGCGTAGGCTCTGCACTTTGGGGTAGTGGCGGCGCAGAATTTCTACGCCCCGCTCGCACTCTTGGCGGCGCTTATTATACTCGGAATCAGCCAGGCTGTGCTTCACGCCGGAGTTGCAGAGCACCAGGCGGCAGGCTTCAGTATTGAAAGGATAGTATTCGAAGTCCAACGACCGGCAGTCGAGGCGCACTACGGAACCGGGGCGCCCGAACAGACTAGCGAACTGGTCCATCAGGCCGCACATGACGCCCGCGTACTCGTGTTCTGCTTTTTGGGCCGCGTGGGCTAGCGTCATCTTGTCGAGGCTCAGGCTCAGCAACTCATTCAGGGCAAAAGCCAGCCCGCATTCCACCGCCGCCGACGACGACATACCGGCCCCAACGGGCACATTGCCGCCGAAGACGCAGTCGAAGCCGGGTACCTCCACGCCGCGCTTTTGCAGCTGTGCCACCACGCCCAGCAGATAATTGGCCCACTGCGTCTCGGTGCGGTGCACTTGGCCGGTGGCAATGGTGCAGGAGTCGTGCAGGTCATGCGACACCAGCCGAATGTCGGTGCCCTGGGTCAGGCCGATGGCGAAGTAGATTTCCTTGTCGATGGCAGCAGGCAGCACGAATCCCTGATTATAGTCGGTATGCTCGCCGATGAGGTTGACCCGGCCGGGAGCCCGCACCAGCAATGGCGCGGCATACCCGAAGTGTTGTTGAAAAGTAGCGGAAACTTCGGCGGCGGTAGACATAGAACTAAGAGTCGTAGAGGGTGCGGGGTCGGCCTAAAACTACGCACATTTGGCACTTCTCGGCCAAGCAAACTGCGTAGGGCAGCGTAGCGCAGCAGTCGGCTTGCTGTTGAGCCATAGCTATTCAGTGCAATTTTTTTTCATCGGGCGGACACACGCCTTTATCGTTGTGGAAGACCAGCCGGACAAAAAACACGCGGCCGTTGATTGGACTTTTGCAGCTTTCAATACCTTTGAATAATCAACAGCTAAGCAACTTACTGCTGTTGACGTCTGCTGCTTTCTCCTTCGGGCACGGCTTATTTCCGCACCGCTGAAAGGCGCTTTCTTCTGGCACAACTTTTCTTCTGTAAGTACCAAAATAAACAAGCAGCCAATCTGTATTCTGCCCGCCCAATCCACCATGAACCTGCGCGGTGGGCACTGTATCAAACTGCTTGTTGAGTAGGCGTCGTTCCCACCTAACCCTTCTCTGCTTTGTCTTTCGAACTGGAATCCGGAACTCTCGTTCCAACGCCGGCCGTGCCTTTGCTGGTCGACCGTCCGCAGCCGTTTCTCTCTGGCACTGCCACAACGGCCCCGGTGGCGCCGGCCCGCATCAGCTACGACCATCTGGTGCTGCCCGGCGACTTCCCCGACCCAACCATTGCCAAAATCGGGGATACGTACTGGGCTAGTGCCACGTCGGCGGAATGGGGCGCAGTGTTTCCGCTTTTCAAATCCACGGACCTGCTGCATTGGGAGCTGGTGAGCCATGTATTTCCGGGCCGCCTGCCCGAGTGGTGCGACTCCAACTTCTGGGCTCCCGAAATCTTCTGGGAAGGCGGCAAGGTGTACCTCTATTACACGGCCCGCCGGCGCGGCAGCATGCTCTGCGTGGCCGTGGCCAGCGCCGACAACCCCGAAGGACCCTACACCGACCACGGCCCGCTGGTAGGTGAAGAAGCTGGCTCCATCGACGGATTTCCCATCCACGACGAACACGGCGTGCTGCATCTGGTGTGGAAAAACGATGGCAACAGCCGCGGCGAATCCACACCGCTCTGGGCGCAGGAACTGGATGAGCAACGGCTGGAGTTGGTGGGGCCACGCCACGAACTGTTCCGCAACGACGCGCCCTGGGAAGGACCGCTGGTGGAAGGCTCGGCCATGGTGCGCCACAATGGCTATTTCTACATGTTTTATGCCGGCAATTCTTGCTGCGGCAAGTACTGCACCTACGCCGAGGGCGTAGCCCGCTCCCGCACGTTGCTGGGCCCGTGGGAGAAA
This genomic window contains:
- a CDS encoding UDP-glucose--hexose-1-phosphate uridylyltransferase — encoded protein: MATFDSTEHAHRRFNALTGEWVLVSPHRSKRPWQGQQETPEPEVRPAYDPTCYLCPGNTRAGGILNPEYTSTFVFENDFGALQPEVPTGGIDEGGLLRAEAESGVCRVICFSPRHDLTLPEMDTAAIREVVDLWVAQYQELGARPDINYVQIFENKGQVMGCSNPHPHGQIWAQRTVPTEPAKETVQQLAYFEKHGRTLLSDYLEIELREKQRVVLENEHFVVLVPFWAVWPFETLVVARRPVQDIVQLTEEERTALADLLRRLTIRYDNLFQISFPYSAGLHQRPTDGEEHPEWHLHMHFYPPLLRSATVRKFMVGYEMLGNPQRDITPEFSAERLRTLPEVHYKSAEQPE
- a CDS encoding Na+/H+ antiporter — encoded protein: MQETVLLVLSLLFVMLLLVMLGQKLRISYPIFLVLGGLGLSLVPGLPHIVIDHELIFLIFLPPLLYEAAWYTSWQDFWRWKRPIGLLAFGLVFFTSTIVAYVSRAMIPGFTLPLGFLLGGIISPPDAVAATSVLKGVKVPRRVTAILQGESLINDASSLIVFRFALAAVVSGTFVWQQAAATFLLVSGMGLLVGLVVGQGFYLIHRYLPTTPSINTALTFIAPYSMYLLAEEFHFSGVLAVVSGGLLMSYHSHRVFDAATRLQSTSVWASVGFVLNGLVFILIGLELRVAVEGLGNYSLKQAITYGLSISGIVIIIRLLWMYPAAFVPRWLSRSIRTSEPSPGWQGTLILGWAGMRGVVSLASALSVPLLLANGQAFPQRNLILFITFVVILVTLVFQGLTLPAIIRFTRISEYDTQAIPTDEQEAGIRLRLRTVALAHMGQHYTSDMQENELIRALHQRMHAEAQRTGNLLEALDYDESKRLALQRYHQVLLDVLQVQRKELFALRREGVFEDEMLRHQEAQLDLDEAKISHMPH
- the galK gene encoding galactokinase, producing MSTAAEVSATFQQHFGYAAPLLVRAPGRVNLIGEHTDYNQGFVLPAAIDKEIYFAIGLTQGTDIRLVSHDLHDSCTIATGQVHRTETQWANYLLGVVAQLQKRGVEVPGFDCVFGGNVPVGAGMSSSAAVECGLAFALNELLSLSLDKMTLAHAAQKAEHEYAGVMCGLMDQFASLFGRPGSVVRLDCRSLDFEYYPFNTEACRLVLCNSGVKHSLADSEYNKRRQECERGVEILRRHYPKVQSLRDATMTQLETHRDELGPLTFRRCSYVVQENQRVITACQHLEQQDLAAFGQQMYASHAGLRDDYEVSCEELDVLVEAARTVPGVYGSRMMGGGFGGCTINLVSPDQVENFIRQVGAVYQQRFGRDLETYQTSIVGGVSEVASNG